The genomic DNA AGATGCTTAAGCAAATTGGAGGGTTCTGGACTTTCTAAATCCAGGTTCAGTTTGAGAAACTTCATTTTTTGCAAATTTAAAATTATCTTCAACTTTAATTTTCAGCCCACTTCTTTATAGCGGGCTTCATGTTCACAGTTTGGATGCCCGTGTTAGACCTAGTTGATATAAAAGCTTAGGAAAATTTAGTTGGACTCCTTTTCTGGAATATGTGGATAAAATTAGCAGTGCTTATAACTGTTTTTCTCCTCAGTAAAGATAGTGTATATCAgaatttaatatttgtttatatttttatgagtAAGCCAATAACTTTAGTCCAGTGTATACTGTTGATCTTGGcagaaatattttctcattattaCTTGCATATCTTATTTACTTTCTACTAAAATTAGTATAAATCGTtcttatatataaatgttttactacTTTCTCTGTACCATAAAAAACATTGCTAAATAGGAATTCCTAAATGAATAGTAGAAAAGTTCCAGCTTTATTTTTGAGAGGTCAAATTTAACTTGCTGGTTTACGTATTATCAGAAATAAATTAATTGGCATATGATTCAGGAATTTGTTTATAGTGGTTCAGTGGGTACAGACTGGAaatatctttctttaaaaaaggaattttattAACCTTTTTCTTGCATTGAATAATCTTGAACTGGTCTTCATCTTCCATGACACACAATTGGATTCTTCTCAAGGCAGGAAACTGGAATTCTGTGCATTGAATTTGAAGGACCAGCCTCTCTCTTCCTCAGTTATTTGATGATTAAAGTTTGTATAGGGCTAACAAAATCTGAttcatagaaagaaaaatattgaccAGTCATGCTACATTATTTCCCAACATGTATTTTTCATTAAGACCCATATTTTGAACAGAACAGtggcttaaaaagaaaacagtttcaCACTAGCATCTTCTATGGGAACCATCTTTAACATATCTACCCTTTTTCTATAAAGAAACTGTTTAGTTAAAATGAAAATCCTCCCCTTTTTGCTGagtttctcctttattttcttactttgtcCCAATCCTGTGCTCTTTGTGATAGaaacaggacaaaaaaaaaaaaaagtaaaaactaattTAGAGCTTCCaaataattactaaaaaaaaatttttttttgaaaggtaaactttttaattgggttatgaaGTAAGCGTAAGATAAATATATTGGACAGCATTTCTGGAATGGGAAGTCTGAGGCAAACGTTTTCTAAAGTGATAATAGACTCTTCCTTTTagcaataatataaattgctctttgtctatctgtaagtttaaaattcagtttgcAACCCaagctttttcttttgaaatttctaaagaaattatcaatttttttttcataactgATTATAAGAATCACATTCTAACAGCCTCTTTGCTCAAGCAGTCTTCATTAGTTATTTAAGTGTTAATGTAAGTATTCCATGAAATCAGCTGCATCCTAAAAATTTACTAATAGGAAGCAttataaataattgaaaattagCTTATTATCTACTAAAAAGCATGTTTTTAGTTTCTAATAACAGCTTTTCAAGTTTAACTTTTAAGTTTACCTTTTATAAGCTTATGTGGCCCTATACCcccaacgcaaagcacacacaggGAAGGGCACACAAAATTAGTAATTAAGCATGGTCAGACCGCACAACAAAGCATCCTCACAGACATCACCTCCTTTAATCATCACAACAGGCTCTTTTACAAAAGAGGCACCTGGGcctcagagaagccttgttaGAATCCAGGTTTCCTGATACTCAAATCTATGCTCAAACACACCGTGAAGGAACTTTCTCAACTCCAATCACCTATAGGgaataaacttattttttataaatataccaTTTGTGAAAGAGTAATGTTTTCTATTATAAAAGACTAACTGAAAATGCAGTCGCTGAATAACATTAACAGTTAAGAACTTTGTTGGTGGCAGTTTGCCAGGTGTGCAGTTACATTCCCAAACATTTACTAAGGTAGAGGAAAGGTAATATCTCTGGAGATAATCTATTTTAAACTAACAAAATTACTCCATTATTTGCTGTAAGTTCATAATAAGTTTGTTCTTTTGGGATGCATTTTTCTTACgaccattttaaaagaaaatataaaattgccTGTCATtaaaataccttttttaaaaaatggtaagatGTACATAACATAGAATTTATcaatttaaccatttttaagtgtacagttcagtggcattagtgCCTTCTTCTTATTGTGCAGCCAATTTCCATAACTGTTTTTGTCTTAACCTCTATTGCCATTAAATATCAAGTCCCCATTCTCGCTCATCCCAACCCCTGGCTATCACCATTCTACTTTATGTCTCTGTGAATTGGGCTACTCTTAAGTACCTTATATACGTGGAATCATAAGAGTATTtgactttttgtgactggctaaaaccctttttaaataattcatgCACATATGCATTTAGAGACTTTAGAGTGACCATGTGCCTACATGTAGAGTATTATGAGCTTCTTGGTGCCAGAAGCAGATGTTAGTATTAGTACAGCAATAGCCATCCGTCTTTGCCCTTTTTGTGCAAGTACTCAAACAGCTTAGACATATTTTCCAGTCTGACATAAGAATAATATGAACAAAGATTTTGGCACAtcatatataaagaaaagaaaatagcaagTCTATTTATTACTATAGATAGTAAGTTATATTCGATAAGAATCACAGAATTTCAGAGCTAGAAAGGAACCATTCAGTTCAACCACCACTCttgtacaaatgagaaaacagaggcaaagtgacttacccaaggtcaatTTTAAAGGAAACAAGTTTTCTTAATTCTGTGCATTTTCCCTTATGTGTTCATAAGGTACCTAATGAACATTCTTATGGTGCTGCTAATTATGTCCTTGAATATCAGAgaccaaaattatagaataaaataaggaaaaagttaattttacttaaaacaaCAAATCAGTAATGAATAACAGGAAAAGTTATTCCTGCCCTTAATTTTTACATTAAGGATTGGTTTATTAGGGTTATATACACCATTGTTTGATGAAAACAAGTCTATTTAATGGGGCTTTTGATATGGTAAATCCTTAGCATAGGATTTAATTCTGTAATATTAGATTTTTCTTACACTACACCTCAATGTATAGTAAAGCCAAAAAATGATATATCTCATTTTATATCAACATGTTTTAGAGTGTCAGTGTAAGAATAATCATTTGCTCTAAATTTATACTATCCACTTAAGATTCATCACCCACAGAAAATATTCCATAACAGTCATCTTCATATTTACATAATTGTATACCCCATGagtttaaaaatattccacaCACTTCAGTTatgtttatttgtaaattatgtGTACAAACTGCTATACTGACAAATTGTATACATTACAAGCTTACACAAAATGTACACTAAGAATATCAAAGTTaagtattttttgttctttctctgtccagtggatctgtttttacatatttttcctttAGAAATCAAAGTGTTTGGGGATATTAACAATCATCATCATTGACCTAATTGAATAGTACTCTATCCTGTTGTTACAAGAGTTAGGAcagtataaaaatgaatgaatccaGGAGAGTAGAATGTATTAAAGTACTTTCATGGAAATCTTTGGATTGACAGCTTTAAGAAGTGTCCATAAAAATGTAATGTCAAGTCAACCAACATTTATTTAGCATCTGCAAATGAGACTCAATATCCAGCTCCTAAAAAGAAACTTATATTAGACCtggaatgaaattttatttagatGTGTATGTAACTACTATGTGTACACATAAAGATAACTGATAATTCAAGAAAGAATATAAGAAATACTGTACATATGTTATAGAAAGTAGAGACATTCATAGAGGGGAGCAATCACTTGAAGGCTGTGGGAGTCAAAAAGGACTTCAAGGAGGAgttgctattttatttatttatatttttatttgggtGTGAGCCTTATAATTTGAATAGGCAGAAAGCATGGAAAATATTCAGAAGacaatgaattcattcattttattgcagCATGGTTTTTGTAAAGgaaataaatacaatgaaaacaaacagGATCAGTTCTTTTGAGAAAGATATTACTCTTCCCAGGCAAAGCAAACTGGACTTTTCCAGTTTCCAATGGGGAACTGCTGAGCAGAAATGTGATGTGACCAAAGTGGTAGTCGAAGAAGATAGATCTGTTAGCAATGTAGAATTCATTTTGATGGAGAAAGACTTAGACCGGTTGGCAAGCTATTACACAATTCTAGAATTAGCATATGAGTGTTGatacaggcactgttctagacacCAGTCAAGTGTCAACTCCTATGAGGTAAGTACtcttattatccctgttttatagttgaggaaactgaagcacaaagcaacagccccttccccgccaaggtcacacagctagtgatcCAGGACATCTCTGTCCTCTAGTTGCTGCATTAGGTAGTTTTTCAAAGTTACGAGAATATTGATTATGATGTTTAAGAGACGGGAAAAAAAGACTTGAAGGTTATTGCCAATGTGTTGACTTcagtttatttccaaatatttggatatcagggaagctttttaaaaaattttttatcttctAGATTTTCTTCAGTAAATATATGTTACTTTTATGATAATTATTTCTTAAAGGAGAATGCTGGTTTggtgaagagattattttggggTTAGTtactgtttcattcattcattcctcaagTATTTATTGTAGTTCTTACACTATGCTGAGCACCATGTACCAAACCTGATCCTGGCTAGCTGTTGTagtggaaaatgaaaagatagtTCACTTTCTTCCATAAGCATTCCATCTAGCAGAGAGACAGACATGCAAACAAATAACCCTAGTGTAAGGTGATAGAGAAAACATGTTCGAGACATAGTCAGCAATTTAAGGAAAGAGCCCTCAAGATATATTTGATAGAATCTGGGAAGGTAAAACACTGAAGATAGTATTTCAGTTAAGCCTTGAAATCTGCCAGGTTGACAGATAAGCTGAAAGAAGGTATATCAACAGACACAGCAGCAGCATGTGAGGTAGTGATTGAATATCCGGATGCAAATATTCAACATTGGTTAGAAGCAGGACAGAGAACTCCATGCAGGAGCCACCTGAGCACTGGTGATACTTGTAGCCTTCAAGTGTATGAGGCCTCTAAAATAGAATGGCTTGAAGAAAGCCTCTTTGAGCCATAGGAGAAGGAAGACTATGCCAAGGAAGGACTTATAGAAGTAGAAAGGGTCAGGATACCATGTTATGATgtggaggcccaggggcagaaaaGTGAATGGTCAGCGGTGTCCTTTGCTACAGAGAGATAGGAGCACTTTCTGAAGTATGCACTTccagtttttgtctttgttctgtttttgttactgtttaaaattatttcatagtCTATATGCACTTTTATGCCCTGCCTTTTCAATAAGTGATTGAACTATGATTtatttactggttttttttttaacttttgggtGTTTGGGTTATTCCCTCCACTCTAAGGAAAAAATTAACTTGTAAAGAATTCAGGAGAATGGCTTATGAGAAAATGGATGCAGgtgtaaaatgaaggtaaaatattcaaaaagtTAAGAGAGCTTACCAAACTCAAACAAAGATGagttattcatctttgtattgaCGCACCTAGATCAGTGACTCATATGGAGTTAATGAAGGGAGAAAGGaatgaaattaagaaatagaGGTAGAGATACTAAGATCAATTCAAGGGTATTTTTTTTATGCTAGTGAAAACATCTTTATTTACATGGGAATAAGGTACAAATTGTAGTTGTTTAGCCTTGAAAAGTAGGAGGGGATACCCTTTTCTCCTGAGACTGAGGGCAAGAGGACGTGGGTTTCATGCAGATGTTTTCAAGATAGGAAAGAACAGGAATCTCTGACCTGAGTAAACAACCTTCTTACAGCAGAGGATGGTGTGTGCTGAGAATGGAGGTGAGGAGGAGTGACAAAAGGCTTAAGGAGAGTGaaagcaaatttttaaatattccttttgaagaggaggaggatgggaAAAGCAGCAAGAGGTAAATAAAGGAGTATTTGCGCAGCAGTGAGGACCTACTGGAGGCCAGTAGGGTGGCGGTAGAGGTTAGGAGTGGATCATGGGCTCACTGCTGTCTCTTACATTGTAAGAATCTGGATGGGAAACTACTTCTTTCACAGATACACTGCTTTTCTTAATGCTTAGACTCTTGGAGCTGAAAGATGTATTTAACTCCAATTCttgattaagagaaaaaaagaaaaattttaattatcatgtataattatatcacaaaaacaaagaataagCATTTTATAAGCATTGTTTCATAAACCATAAAATATATTAACCTTGTACTTTGATTTTAAACAGTAAGAGGTAGTAACTCACCTTCACTGATGAAAGTTACTGGTGGCATCTTGAGAGGGCTTTTGGTGGGAGAAGTTGCCAGATCAGGTGGTGGCATTAAATCTCTGGGAAAACTGGGATCCCTCTGTATCTCATTACTTCCCAACAGACCTGGAGTGTATTGATGACTGTTAGGAATATGTTGTGGCACTACCTGGACAAGAGGAGGAGACACATGGGGGTCTTGTCGGGAAAATATCCTCAAGCACTGTTCTTCCAACAGAGTGATCATCACAGACTGGTTATTGACCAGATCAGTCAAGGAAGCATATTTCACTTCTAATTCCCTGTACCTTGTTGCCATCTTCAACATTTCTGTGGTGATGTTGAGGATTTTATTTTCCAACTGGGAAAGTTCGAGTGAATTATCCCTCTTACGGATAATCTCATGTAATAGTTGCATATAGAGTTGAGTAACACGAGAGTTCATGTTACGACTTTCTTTTCTCAGCAGCTTTACCTCATTCACAATGTTTCCGTCTACGTCCACCACCAATTGCAGAACATCTATCTCCCGCTTCTGCCTGGAGAGCACATCCTTCaggttttcaaggtccatcctgGTGATCATGTCTTTAATGGTACCTGCATCTTGCCCTTTGGTGTTGACACAAATTGGCCCCGTTATTTTTTGTTCGGGTACCAGGAATGTATACGCACATTTCTTTACTTCCTCTTTACCATCTGTGGCACGAGGGTATCTCCTctgggttattttttttattttgaactgtccTCCTCTGCATTGTCCAACGCCCATTAGTAAGACGAATAGCACACTTAGGGTCCAGATAAAAGCCTTCATTTTGAAATGAGGTTGtatgttgtcttttaaaaaacaaaccaatgaAGGGAAAAAGTAGAAAGGAATTAATATCAGTCTACTTTTAAAGTCAATAATATAATAAAGTATCTAAGGAAAAAACTGTGTATCTCTTGGTATTAGTAAGTTGGGCCAGAATTAATGTTACTAATTTCTTAAATTCAATATTATAGTgccttcatatttttttaaaaattagatttcaaGAGAATAGCTCTCCAAGTAACACCCTATTTAAGTGACGCTTTTTGTTCCCCAGCTCAGCATATTTTGGTGAATGTCCACTAGGTGCAAAGACATTCTGTCAGTCAGGTGCTCTTGGTGCTTTGAGGCCCTAATAAGAAACTTGTCTTACCCTTAAAAAGCTCACTTGCTATCTTAAGGCTCTGAAAGTGGTACACCAGTGTTTGTAAGTGATTGATTAAAACATTCTTCCCTAACCAATGCTTTACTAGtcactgttttatatttataatgtgcAGTTTGAATTAAATTGGCCCTCTCTAGTAAACATCTTTTTTATCTAACAAATCTAAAAGCAGAAAGTTAGCTTTGTATATTTTGTTGTAGCATGTCCTTTTAGGATTGGTGACAAGTTTAAGAATTCCTCCATAATCATATGTATGCTTTAAGCTTATGTATGATTCAGCAGGTTCGTTCTTCTAAGAGAGGCTCTACTGAACTGTATTTTAGTAAAATGTTAGCAGTTTTTTATAACTGTTACCAAGGAACCACTACCATACTGTCTGTGACTGAACATGATTGTGAGAGTTGGGAAGTGCCTCAGAGACCATTTGTTTCAAGAACCTCTTTGTAGACCATGTGCATGTTGAAGACCAAGGCTACACAAATGAGTAATCTTAGAACCAGGTCTAGAATTCAGGTTACCTGGCCCCTCAGTCATGTTTTTAGCAGTAGCACATGTGCTGAACTGTTTGGAATGCTTCATTTTTGCTGTGGCCCACAAAATACTTGTCCTTAATAATACAATTTCTATAGAAACACTGAGGAAACACTAGAACTAGTTCCAAGAACCAAAgcgtcttcctttctcttttttacttCCTTAAAGAATTGTAGCAGTAGAATGAGTGTATGTCACTCCATCAGGTTTATTAGCAAGCTGCCCACCTTCCCACTCTTATAAACTCTATTCCTGTCTGCTATTTTTGAAGGGTAGCACTGGGTACACTAAGATGGAGCTTTTCTGTTTGATTTTCCACCAAAGTACTTGTTTTTCGATTTGAGGAGCTAGGTTCCCAGGTTGTTTGTGCCTAatattaataatagcaataataacagTGGCTCATGCTGATTGGGTGCTTGTTgagtgccaggcattgttttaagCTGTCTACATGCATTAAATCATTTACTTCTCACTACATCCCTCTGAGGTAGACTATGACAATCCTCATTTCCAGTGAAGGAATGGGCATCTAGAAGTTAAGTACCTTGAACAGAGTCCCACAGCTTCTACAAGatggagccagaatttgaacccaggcagaagACTCCAGAGATCATGTTTTTCATTAACCACTACATCATATGGCAACATATTCTGTCCTATTTTCTGTCACCAGCACTGTCACAATCCCTTGTATTTATGTCTTGCTGAACGCATGTTAACTATCTTATCTACACACCCAGCAGTACTGTGAAGTATtgccattctacaaaagaatagAGTCCTGGAGAAGCTAAAACACACAAATGGAATTCCTTTCTAATACTTATAATTTTCCTAAACCTATAATTTTATTCTAGTCATGAATACAGGGGCATCTTAAACTTtgtgtttttcagtattttcctggtTTGTATCTTTACACTGACTCATTACTGAATTATACAAAAGTGTTTGTGGATCATTTTTGTTCAGGTCTGTTTCTATCCTTTTTGTACCCCAAACTTTTCTGCTGTCATTCCTTTTCTTCTGTGTGTATTCCTTCAGTTGATAGTTATATGGCTGACTTGTGATTATGAACCCTCCCCCCCATAAATAAAGGTCCTACCAATGAAATACAGACTTTCAGCCATAGTGCCAAAGGTGGCTACTCCTCTCTAAAACCACGGCTCCATTGGTGTTTTCAAATGAGTGATTTCAAAATGGAGTGATAAAGAATGGATGAAGTGTGAAAAAGTGTTTCCTTTTACTAACATAACCAAAATAGGAAGGATGAGCATAATAGTGTTCTGTGTTTACAGCAGAGGCCTCCTGTCGCTGACCAGAAGCCAGCGCACACTTGAGATGAGTACTTGCGGTTTTTTGATTTCATACTTTGACTTCTGACATCAGCAGAAATGTTTGACCTTAAGGGTCATCTATTTTATAACAAGGAAGAAAAGGGCTTCTACTGTACTAGAGTTACCTATACCAAAAGCCAGTGAGATTTGTTATGTTTGCAGTTTCATGAAATTTAGAtatggtttattttaaaaaccaaggacGGTAAGATAGAAGCCATAAGCCTACTTGGTAATGTACATCTTCTCTTCCACATAGTTAACTTACCTAGTGACACTAATCCACTCATTTCACTTTAATAATAGAAGGGAAACTCTCAGGTCATacaattatattatttaatctaCCATGAGACAAGCTACCAGAACaaggaaaattcagaaaatatctaCATGAAACTTCAAAACAAGTAGAATTTTAACGAGTAGCATATAATCC from Manis pentadactyla isolate mManPen7 chromosome 9, mManPen7.hap1, whole genome shotgun sequence includes the following:
- the ANGPTL1 gene encoding angiopoietin-related protein 1, producing the protein MLIFKSKNKSSKFLGLLYQQMKKDNIQPHFKMKAFIWTLSVLFVLLMGVGQCRGGQFKIKKITQRRYPRATDGKEEVKKCAYTFLVPEQKITGPICVNTKGQDAGTIKDMITRMDLENLKDVLSRQKREIDVLQLVVDVDGNIVNEVKLLRKESRNMNSRVTQLYMQLLHEIIRKRDNSLELSQLENKILNITTEMLKMATRYRELEVKYASLTDLVNNQSVMITLLEEQCLRIFSRQDPHVSPPLVQVVPQHIPNSHQYTPGLLGSNEIQRDPSFPRDLMPPPDLATSPTKSPLKMPPVTFISEGPFKDCQHAKEAGHSVSGIYMIKPGNSNGPIQLWCENTLDPGGWTVIQKRTDGSVNFFRNWENYKKGFGNIDGEYWLGLENIYMLSNQDNYKLLIELEDWSDKKVYAEYSSFRLEPESEFYRLRLGTYQGNAGDSMMWHNGKQFTTLDRDKDMYAGNCAHFHKGGWWYNACAHSNLNGVWYRGGHYRSKYQDGIFWAEYRGGSYSLRAVQMMIKPID